CTATGATTACCAAAGATCGAGTGCGCAGCAGAACGTGAAGCAGTCCTCCAATCCGGTCTATGCCCTGGGAAAACAGTCCTACTCTTCAGTGACCCACACGCTGACTATCACTCAGCCGATCATCAAGCCACAGGCTTTTGCCAAGATCAGCCAGGCAAAAGTGTCGGAGGAACAGGCTAAAGTGAACCTGCTGGCGGCCGAGCAGGATCTGATCGTGCGTTTGTCCAGCGCGTACCTAGGGTTGGCCGCAGCCCGCGACAGTCTGACCTTGTCCAAGGCCGAGCGCGAAACGATTGCGAAGCAACATGAATTGGCTCAGGCGCGCCTGAAGAACGGTATGGGTACGCTTGTAGATGTGAGCGATACTGCGGGGCGTCTGGCGTTGTCCGAAGCCAAGGAAATAGACGCGCAGAACAAGCTTGACGATGCGCGACTGGCGATCAAGGAGATCGTCGGATTTGAAGCTGAGGCATTGCCCAGATTCCGGACAAATTTTGATGCCCGGCCGCCGTTGCCGGCAAAGGTGGAATCGTGGGTGGTTGCGGCACTGGATCAGAATCTGGCGTTGCAGTCACGCGCCATGGCAGTGGAGATAGCGGCTATCGAAATAAACGGCCAGCGTGCGGGGTACTTGCCGACACTTAATCTGGTGGGAACTTCCACAGCACAGGATTCGGGAGGCTCCCTGTATGGGGGGGGCAGCAAGGTCAATACAAACGATATCTCGTTCAAGTTGAATTTCCCGCTGTTTGAGGGAGGGAGAACCAACTCTCTGGTGCGGGAAGCGGTTGCGCGCAAAGAAAAGAGTGAGCAGGAGCGCAATCAGGAATACCGGCATACCGAACGTCTGGCGCGCTCGTCCTTCCTGAATGTGACGGCTGGCGCAAAGAGCATAGAGGCCTTGAGAAAAATGGTGATCGCACAGGAAAGCGTGCTGCAGAGCAAGGTCAAGGGATTTCATTACGGGATTTACACGATAGTTGCGGTAGTGGATGCCTATCGTTTGTACTATGCCGCGAAGCGGGATTATTTCCAGGTGCGTTACGACTATCTCGCGAACCGTCTGAAACTCAAGCAGGCGGTCGGAGCGTTGAGCCGCAAGGATCTCGAAGATATCAACCGGCTTTTCTACTAATCTTTCCCCGGTAATATATAATGCGCGTGTTGCAGCTTGGCGGTGCGCAAATTTTGTGAGACTTTGAGCAAAGTAAACAAAATCAGCTCTGGTTTTCAAACAGTTTTGCTTGGTAGGTGGAGTGTCCTTGCGCTCCGCCAAACAAAGGCGAACGAAAGTTCGCCTTTTTTATCTGTTGTTTCTTGAATAATTTCAGGTGTCATCGTTATGTTCGATTTTGTCCATGAGAAAAAGCGGCTGGTGCAGATAGTTCTGGCGGTAATCATCCTCCCGTTTGCATTCTGGGGCGTGGATTCATACAACAAATCCAGCAATGCAGTCGTAGAAGCTGCCAATGTGAACGGTTCGAAAATCACCCTGCAGGAATTTGAAACTGCGTTGCGGCAGCAGCAAAACAATTTGCGCCAGATGTTGGGGCCGAATTTCGACGCGAAGATGCTCGACAATCCGGAAATAAAGACAGCCGTTCTGGATAATCTGGTCGCGCAACGTTTGCTGGTTGAGCGTGCCAAGGCTGCCGGCTTGACGGTGACCGATGACCAGGTGGCGCAGGTGATTGGCAGTATAGAAGCATTTCAGGAGAACGGAAGCTTCGACAATAAGCGCTATGAATCCGCTCTGGCCGAGCAGTCTATGTCGCCCCCTGATGTTCGAGGCTCGCTTGCGTGATGATCTGCTCGCTCAGCAGGTGCGCGGCGCCTACTTGCAAAATGGTTTTGCTTCAAATGCCGTGGCGGATAATCTCGCACGGTTGAACGAACAACGACGCCTGATCAGTGTGGCATACATATCCTTGCAGCCTTTTATGGCGCAGGCAAAGGTGGATGAGGCTGCACTGAAGAAATATTACGAGTCGAATCCGAAAAAGTTTCAACTGCAAGAGCAGGCCAGGGTCGAGTATGTGAAGTTCTCAATGCCTGATTTGATGGCGAAAGTTGATGTCAGCGCCGAAGATGCGCGCAAATACTACGCTGAACATCAAAGCGATTTTGGCAGCGCTGAGCAGCGTCAGGCTGCACATATCCTGATTGCCGTACCGCTTGCCGCCGCCCAAGCTGAACAGGACGTAGCAAAGCCAATGCCGAGAAACTGCTGCAACAAGTCAGGCAGGCTCCGGACAAGTTTGCCGATCTGGCCAAGCAACATTCTCAGGATCCTGGCTCGGCGGGCAACGGTGGTGACCTTGGGTTTTTCGGACGCGGTATGATGGTCAAGCAATTTGACGAGGCTGTCTTTGCGCTTAAGCAAGGCGAGATCAGCGGTCTGGTCAGATCGGACTTCGGTTATCACATTGTCAAGTTGATTGCAGTGCGCCCATCGCGTGCGTTGCCATTTGACGAGGTGCGTGAAAGTATCGTGAATAAATTGCGCCAGCAAAAAGGGGGCGACAAGTTCGCAGAATT
This is a stretch of genomic DNA from Nitrosomonadales bacterium. It encodes these proteins:
- a CDS encoding TolC family outer membrane protein, encoding MRPHGDTATYLTVDLAKPMDVLDETVVATGDDMSQWEIVMSPHSEAPAPGLPDGVAVIEAKEEEGLVDLAFLSKQKLDTEVSVKHDPESVVIDIRGMNPKQVEQAVAEFVSFTPLVTRARLSKAGRNVARVVFDLAEEVSVVAQSAEGGTGGENLWVTIGTRRQVAAYKQAKEAAMAGLPSDLDLRLRKEVLELSGSIPPFALNPVALDKATTGQEESGLAGSSTRQYGLLALFDRAVEADPKYLAAKAEYKANLEASPQAIAAYLPTATYDYQRSSAQQNVKQSSNPVYALGKQSYSSVTHTLTITQPIIKPQAFAKISQAKVSEEQAKVNLLAAEQDLIVRLSSAYLGLAAARDSLTLSKAERETIAKQHELAQARLKNGMGTLVDVSDTAGRLALSEAKEIDAQNKLDDARLAIKEIVGFEAEALPRFRTNFDARPPLPAKVESWVVAALDQNLALQSRAMAVEIAAIEINGQRAGYLPTLNLVGTSTAQDSGGSLYGGGSKVNTNDISFKLNFPLFEGGRTNSLVREAVARKEKSEQERNQEYRHTERLARSSFLNVTAGAKSIEALRKMVIAQESVLQSKVKGFHYGIYTIVAVVDAYRLYYAAKRDYFQVRYDYLANRLKLKQAVGALSRKDLEDINRLFY